In Vibrio chagasii, the sequence GTCGACAAAGTAGATATCACCTGACAGGAATTGGTGGTCGATCAGCTTCTCAAGCCCTTTAATAAGAGTGGTCAGATTGAGTGCAACTAAAACGCCTATCGCACTGCCGACCAAGCTACCTAATACGCCTGAGAATACGCCCTGCCAAACAAAGATACGTTTAACTAAGCCATCGGAAGCGCCCATGGTTCTTAAAATTGCGATCTCCGAAGCTCTATCTTTTACCGCCATCATCAATGTCGAGACGATATTGAAACAGGCAACACCAATCACCAGCACCATCACTAAATACATAATAGTGCGAACCAATTGAATATCTCGATATAGGAAGCCGAACTTCTGTTGCCAACTACGCAGGTAAACATACACATCAAGTTGGTTTCCAACCTCGCGGACAATCTCGTTCGCGTTCAGTACATCTGTCACTTTCAAAGAGACACCCGTCACTGCCTCACCCAAGTTCGCGTAAACTTGAGCATCGCCAATCGGAATAAGCGCTAAGCTATGATCAATTTGTCCATTCAGCGTCAGTAAGCCGGCGACTTTGACTCGTACCCGCTTGAGCGCCTGAACCTTAACCGAGCCATTCACTGTTGGGATCATCAAGGTCAAGTAATCACCCACTTGCGCACCAAGCACATTGGCTACACCAGAGCCTAAGATGATCTGCTGCTGTCCTGCTTTGAAATCGCTCCAAACTTGCTTATCAATGAAACTTGATAGACTCGATACCTGTTGCTCAAGCTGTGGGTCAACACCACGTACTTCAATCGCTTTAAGTTCTTTGCCCTTTTCAGCCAGCGCTGTGATTTTCACATAAGGCGCAGCAGCAACAACTTTGTCATTTTTTTCGGACTGCTCTACCACATGCTCCCAGCGAGTTACGGGTTCATTAACCCCTTCAAACTCACCATGGGGAATCACAGACAGCACGCGCGATTCTAGCTCACGCTCAAAACCATTCATGGCTGACAGACCGATAATGATCACCGCTACACCAACCGCAATACCAATCGTCGAAGACAATGAGATGAAAGACACCATCTTGTCTCGCTGTTTAGCACGGCTGAAGCGGCCGCCTATCAATAGAGATAAAGAAGAAAACACTTAGCTCTCCTCTTTTTGTACGTTAACCAACAAACCATCTTGCATGTGCAGTTGGCGGTCCATTTTAGCTGCGAGTTCGCCATCATGGGTCACGACTAAAAAGGCAGTATCGTATTCTCGGTTTAACTCTCGCATTAAGTCATAAATAGAAAGCGCAGTATTGTGGTCAAGGTTACCCGTCGGCTCATCCGCCAGCACAAGAGCTGGCTTGTTGACTAATGCACGGGCAATCGCCACACGCTGTCTTTCGCCACCAGAAAGCTCGGACGGTCGGTGATCAACACGATGGCTTAACCCAACCTTATCAAGTAACAACTGTGCTTCTTGTTTTGCTTTCGCAGGCTTTTCACCGCCTATCAGCAGCGGCATAGCGACGTTTTCTAGTGCAGAAAAGTCGGATAATAAATGATGGAACTGATACACAAAACCAAGATGCTGATTGCGAAGCTTAGCCTGCTTGTTCGAACTCAGTGACGCTAGGTCTTGACCAAGAAAGCTCACGCTCCCCGCAGAAGCATCATCAAGCGCGCCTAAAATGTGCAGGAGCGTACTTTTACCAGAACCAGAAGTACCAATGATAGAAACCAGTTCACCTTTTTCGATCTCAAAGCTGACCCCTTTGAGGACTTCAGTATCCAACGAGCCTTCACGGTACGTTTTACGGATATCATTACATTGAAGAAAATTACTCATAACGAAGGGCCTCAGCAGGTTTCACAGAAGATGCACGGTAAGAAGGGAAAATAGTAGCAATCAAGCTAAGTGCAATAGCAAGTACCACAACAACAGCGATTTGAACTGGGTTAATCAAAATAGGTAACTGACCACCAAACGAGAATAGAGCAACACCCATCGCTTCTAAAATCGGGTTAAGGTTCATTGCCAGAACAACGCCTAGTGCGCCGCCGGATAGTGCGCCAATCACGCCGCTACTTGCCCCCTGAACCATAAAGATGCCCATCACTTGACCATCGGTCATGCCTTGGGTTTTAAGTATCGCGACCTCAGATTGCTTCTCCATCACCACCATAATCAGCGCAGAGATAATATTAAATGCGGCAACCCCGATGATCAGACCAAGCATGAGACCCATCATGTTTTTCTCCATACGAACCGCTTGGAACAGTTCACCGCGTTGGTCGCGCCAATCGCTCCACAACCATCCATCTGGTAAGGGTTGGCTCGATAGTTCCGCGACTTCAAATGGGTCTTCAAAAAACAGGCGCCAACCTGAAATGGTGTCTGACTTATAACGCATCAAACGCCCAGCATCTTGGATATCCGTCACCATAAGTTGAGCATCAATATCCGAGCCCGTATTAAAGATACCGGCTACCGTGAAATTACGTTGGCTAGGAATACGGCCAAGCGGTGTGTACTGGCTTGCGCTGGTCACCATTAGACGAACCTTGTCGCCCATCGATACTTTTAGGTTTCTCGCCAACGTGTGACCAAGAAACAGCTGATATTGCCCTGCTTTAAGTGAAGACAATCGACCAGCAATAAGGTGGTCTTGAAGTGGGTCATCAGAATTGGGTTGGATGCCAATCAAAAGGCCCGCTGACAGTTGCGCAGGGCTCTGAATCACCGCCTCACTGCGAACAATCGGTTCAACATGACCATTAAGCGAAATTTGCTTAGCAAAACCAGGAGGTTGTTCAGAGAGTAGCGTCTTACCGCCTTGCTCATAAACCACTGCCTGAGGGAGAACGCCGAGAATTCGGTCTTTTAATTGCGCTTCGAATCCATTCATTACCGACAAAACAGTAATCAAAGACAGCACACCAATGGTGATACCCGCTGTCGACATATAAGAAACAAAACGGCTAAAGCGATCACCTGAACGGCCTTTCAAATAACGCAGGCCAACAAACATTGAAATAGGATGAAACATACTTTGAACCATCAAAAAGGGATGCGGGTTAATGTAACGGGTATTGCTGTTACTGTGTAGGGGTTAATTGAAAATATAGAGTGAATTAACTCAATTAGTTAGGCCTGAAAAACAGAACCCTGTCAAAACACCAAATTTCAAACAACTATTTGATAGTTTCAATTAACTGACCTTGATTACTGCCGCCACATAGCGATAATCAATAGATCACTTCAAGGAACTAACGCATGACAGAACAAGAGTTTTTCACTGTTCACCACAGTCTTACCGCTAATATAGAACCGATGGAAAGTAACTTCACTTTACCTTCTCAAATTCAGTTCGAATCCGAGATCCCTGCCCCTTTTGTTGTGGCGAGTGAATTTAGC encodes:
- the lolC gene encoding lipoprotein-releasing ABC transporter permease subunit LolC gives rise to the protein MFHPISMFVGLRYLKGRSGDRFSRFVSYMSTAGITIGVLSLITVLSVMNGFEAQLKDRILGVLPQAVVYEQGGKTLLSEQPPGFAKQISLNGHVEPIVRSEAVIQSPAQLSAGLLIGIQPNSDDPLQDHLIAGRLSSLKAGQYQLFLGHTLARNLKVSMGDKVRLMVTSASQYTPLGRIPSQRNFTVAGIFNTGSDIDAQLMVTDIQDAGRLMRYKSDTISGWRLFFEDPFEVAELSSQPLPDGWLWSDWRDQRGELFQAVRMEKNMMGLMLGLIIGVAAFNIISALIMVVMEKQSEVAILKTQGMTDGQVMGIFMVQGASSGVIGALSGGALGVVLAMNLNPILEAMGVALFSFGGQLPILINPVQIAVVVVLAIALSLIATIFPSYRASSVKPAEALRYE
- the lolD gene encoding lipoprotein-releasing ABC transporter ATP-binding protein LolD, which translates into the protein MSNFLQCNDIRKTYREGSLDTEVLKGVSFEIEKGELVSIIGTSGSGKSTLLHILGALDDASAGSVSFLGQDLASLSSNKQAKLRNQHLGFVYQFHHLLSDFSALENVAMPLLIGGEKPAKAKQEAQLLLDKVGLSHRVDHRPSELSGGERQRVAIARALVNKPALVLADEPTGNLDHNTALSIYDLMRELNREYDTAFLVVTHDGELAAKMDRQLHMQDGLLVNVQKEES
- the lolE gene encoding lipoprotein-releasing ABC transporter permease subunit LolE; this encodes MFSSLSLLIGGRFSRAKQRDKMVSFISLSSTIGIAVGVAVIIIGLSAMNGFERELESRVLSVIPHGEFEGVNEPVTRWEHVVEQSEKNDKVVAAAPYVKITALAEKGKELKAIEVRGVDPQLEQQVSSLSSFIDKQVWSDFKAGQQQIILGSGVANVLGAQVGDYLTLMIPTVNGSVKVQALKRVRVKVAGLLTLNGQIDHSLALIPIGDAQVYANLGEAVTGVSLKVTDVLNANEIVREVGNQLDVYVYLRSWQQKFGFLYRDIQLVRTIMYLVMVLVIGVACFNIVSTLMMAVKDRASEIAILRTMGASDGLVKRIFVWQGVFSGVLGSLVGSAIGVLVALNLTTLIKGLEKLIDHQFLSGDIYFVDFLPSQLNMMDVVVVSGTAIALSLLATWYPASRAAKLNPASVLSSK